The genomic stretch CGCGACCGCCTTGGCCTGCTCGGCGGCTAGTTGAGCGAGCAGCTGCGCCTGCTTCTTGTCGGCGCTGGATTGAAGGACCTGAAGCTGGGCGACTCGGGCCTGAAGGCTCTCTTGCAGCCACGCCTCCTCTGTCTGAGAGAGGCGTAGGTCCTTGACCAGCTGAGCGTCGCGCTCGGTGATGATGGCGAGGTAGTTCACGCGTTTGACCAAGTCGGAGATGGACGTCGCGGTGATGAGGCTCTCAAGGAGGCCGACTGTGGGAGTGCGATACAGCTCGACGGCGCGCGACGCGAGCGAAGAGCGCGCGGCCTCGAGCTGCGCCTGACCCGACGCGATCTGGCTCGTGATCTGCGTGACATCGTCTTCAGCGCGATGCAGCTCTCGGGTGATTGCCACGTAGTCGGCGACCTGCGAGCCGAAGTCGGCCTGCATCGCGGCGACCTGAGCGGTCTGCGAGGCGGTCAGCGAGACCTTCTGGGTCGACTTGGCCGCAGTAGCGGGAGCCGGGGTCGCGCAGGCGAACGCGAGCAGCAAGAGCGCGACCGCAAGCGCTCGAGCAGCCAAGGCGTATCTATGCGTGGCACTGTGAAGCACGCCGCCTCCTTGGCGAGTCCCCCGCCCACCATTACTTATCGGCAAGTAGACGATACTACGGAGTACGCATGCGCAATGCCAGCTTGCACGCGGCGCTCGCTTTCTGTGTCGCCGGCTCGTTCACCAGCAGTAACAAAGGTCCCGGTTGCTCCGACACTGCCCAGCCGATACTATTTCGACAGGTATCGAACTGCCAGAGGAGCCTGACCATGATTACCGACACCACCGTCGAGCCCGACCAGCTCGAACTCGTCTTCCGCGCTCTGGCCTCCGCGCCGCGCCGCGAGATCCTGCGCCTGCTCGCCACTGGCGGAGACGACCCCAACTCCGAGTGCTGCTCGGCGACTGAGGTGTGCGCCTGCATCTTCGCCGAAAAGCTCGGCATCGGAGCGCCTACCGTCTCGCACCACATGAAGTCGCTGACCGAGGCCGGCCTCGTGACCTCGGAGAAGCGCGGCCAGTGGGTCTACTACCGGCTCGTGCCGTCGGCGGTGCAGGCCGCCGCGAACGAGCTGTTGAGGCTTGTCGGCTGTGCGCCCGGTGACTGTCGTGGCTAGCGGCGTCGCGAAGAAGCTATCGTTCCTGGATCGCTACCTGACGCTGTGGATCTTCCTCGCGATGGCGGTGGGTGTAGGAGTTGGCGCCCTCCTGCCCGTCGTACCGGCGTTCATCGGCCAGTTCACGACGGGAACCACGAACATCCCGATCGCTATCGGCCTGATCGCGATGATG from Coriobacteriia bacterium encodes the following:
- a CDS encoding metalloregulator ArsR/SmtB family transcription factor, translated to MITDTTVEPDQLELVFRALASAPRREILRLLATGGDDPNSECCSATEVCACIFAEKLGIGAPTVSHHMKSLTEAGLVTSEKRGQWVYYRLVPSAVQAAANELLRLVGCAPGDCRG